Proteins from a genomic interval of Verrucomicrobiota bacterium:
- a CDS encoding DNA translocase FtsK encodes MLKIRPTGDINNSVSSFMPRAQVELKLIQDTVAIILSGLGLLLILALVSYDRSDIGFFTSPANDPKVNFIGPVGAYVAAGLFLSIGLAAYLVPFIMILAGIALVLGAQIDYRFKAIWLAIMIISGAALIQFAEPLLGGMIEDVPPGGALGWLITDRLLSQALGTVGAAILLSTIYASSLILLFEIKPIKVAISIWELSFAWYKERERIRIESADPIERIEIERKKLAKQEKKLRKKLEKEGLKALKPHDISEEEDAYTESKLRKKDPQKSISASKSLDNKKSESTRTESTSSTIDPIPEVTLKTYDDYKVPSLDILTPKQRDQNAGKDSDEMTNNLDILVHTLKQFGIEVEPGNITKGATITRYEVYPAPGIRVERISSLSKNLSRALKAERINILAPIPGKDTVGIEVGNSKKLMIVLRELFESELWKTTRAKLPIALGKDVYGQVIVADLADMPHLLIAGSTGSGKSVCVNTILMSLVYRFSPEDLRLILVDPKVVELQVYNRLPHLVVPVVTEPKKVLVALRWVINEMEKRYRTMAQAGVRNVSAYNKLAKRRKKESETEISASSNSADNLASSEEGGELLSMTDISANTEEQPEHMPYIVVIIDELADLMQTSSADVELAIARLSAKARAAGIHLIIATQTPRASVITGVIKTNVPCRIAFQVPSALDSRVILDENGAENLLGKGDMLYLPPGSSKVVRAQGAFVSEEEVKDVVEFVGNDSEQIFNEEIHEKLRKDVPEQEERSPQDEALIERCLEVIRQEKRASTSLLQRRLRIGYNKASWVMDQLEIQGVVGPREGARDREILMDLDT; translated from the coding sequence ATGTTGAAAATTCGCCCGACAGGGGATATAAATAATTCGGTAAGTAGCTTTATGCCCAGAGCACAGGTTGAGTTAAAACTTATTCAAGACACAGTCGCGATTATTCTCTCGGGACTAGGATTATTATTGATTCTGGCACTTGTATCCTATGACCGCTCAGATATAGGTTTTTTCACCTCCCCCGCTAACGACCCCAAGGTCAACTTTATCGGACCTGTTGGCGCCTACGTGGCTGCTGGACTCTTTCTTTCTATAGGATTGGCTGCATATCTAGTGCCCTTCATCATGATCCTTGCCGGCATTGCTCTAGTTCTTGGCGCTCAGATAGATTATCGGTTCAAAGCCATCTGGCTCGCTATTATGATTATTAGTGGCGCGGCTTTAATTCAATTTGCTGAACCCCTGTTGGGAGGAATGATTGAGGATGTCCCTCCTGGAGGCGCCTTAGGCTGGCTTATTACCGATAGACTTCTCTCCCAAGCACTTGGCACAGTTGGAGCAGCAATTTTATTATCAACCATCTACGCTAGTAGTTTGATTTTACTTTTTGAAATTAAACCCATTAAAGTCGCCATCTCTATATGGGAGTTATCCTTTGCTTGGTATAAGGAGCGAGAGCGAATCAGAATAGAGTCTGCTGACCCCATAGAGCGTATCGAAATAGAGCGCAAAAAATTGGCTAAGCAAGAAAAGAAACTTCGCAAAAAATTGGAAAAGGAAGGCCTAAAGGCCCTAAAACCTCATGATATTTCCGAGGAAGAAGACGCCTATACAGAGTCTAAACTTCGTAAAAAAGATCCCCAAAAATCTATCTCTGCTTCCAAATCCTTAGACAATAAGAAGTCTGAGTCTACTCGCACAGAGTCTACCAGCTCAACAATAGACCCGATACCCGAAGTTACCTTAAAGACTTATGACGACTACAAGGTGCCGTCCCTCGACATACTAACTCCTAAACAGCGAGACCAAAACGCGGGTAAAGATAGCGATGAAATGACTAACAACTTGGACATCCTTGTTCATACTTTAAAACAGTTTGGGATTGAGGTTGAGCCAGGCAATATCACCAAGGGTGCTACCATCACTCGCTATGAAGTTTACCCTGCTCCAGGCATTCGGGTTGAAAGAATTTCCAGTTTGTCCAAGAATTTATCCCGCGCGCTTAAAGCCGAACGAATCAATATACTAGCACCTATCCCAGGCAAGGATACTGTTGGCATTGAAGTAGGAAACTCGAAAAAACTCATGATTGTGCTACGTGAGTTATTTGAATCAGAATTATGGAAAACAACCCGTGCCAAGCTACCTATTGCATTAGGTAAGGATGTTTATGGACAAGTGATCGTGGCGGACCTAGCAGATATGCCTCACCTACTCATTGCAGGGAGCACAGGATCTGGGAAGTCTGTTTGTGTTAATACCATTCTCATGAGTTTAGTCTACCGCTTCAGCCCTGAGGACCTTAGGCTTATTCTTGTTGATCCTAAAGTCGTTGAACTGCAGGTTTATAATCGCTTGCCCCACCTGGTTGTTCCTGTTGTAACAGAGCCAAAGAAGGTGCTAGTCGCCTTGCGCTGGGTAATCAATGAAATGGAAAAGCGCTATCGGACTATGGCACAAGCGGGTGTTAGAAACGTTTCTGCTTACAATAAACTTGCTAAACGCCGCAAGAAGGAAAGTGAAACTGAAATCTCTGCCAGTTCTAATTCTGCAGATAACCTAGCGAGTTCTGAAGAAGGCGGCGAATTACTAAGCATGACAGATATTTCAGCTAATACCGAGGAGCAACCCGAGCATATGCCCTATATCGTCGTGATCATCGATGAGCTTGCAGATTTAATGCAAACGAGTTCTGCGGATGTTGAATTAGCTATTGCCAGACTCTCCGCTAAAGCGAGGGCTGCTGGCATACATCTTATCATCGCTACTCAAACACCCAGAGCCTCTGTAATTACAGGGGTTATCAAAACAAATGTCCCATGCCGAATTGCTTTTCAAGTGCCAAGTGCCCTCGATTCTCGAGTCATACTAGATGAAAACGGCGCTGAAAACTTGCTTGGTAAGGGCGATATGCTTTACTTACCACCTGGCTCTTCAAAAGTGGTGCGAGCGCAGGGAGCTTTTGTTTCAGAAGAAGAAGTGAAGGATGTAGTAGAATTTGTAGGTAATGATTCAGAGCAGATTTTTAATGAAGAAATTCACGAAAAACTAAGGAAAGATGTTCCCGAACAAGAGGAGCGTTCTCCCCAGGACGAGGCTCTTATTGAGCGATGCCTAGAAGTCATACGCCAAGAAAAACGAGCATCCACTTCTTTGCTTCAAAGACGTTTACGGATTGGATACAACAAAGCATCTTGGGTCATGGACCAACTGGAAATACAAGGAGTCGTAGGACCTCGCGAGGGGGCCCGTGATAGAGAAATCTTAATGGATCTTGATACTTAA
- a CDS encoding HD domain-containing phosphohydrolase: protein MTDKILYVDDDPKILAAYQRNFRDRYQFDTAPNGIEALSAIKEKGPYAVVVADMKMPEMSGLDLLITLHKEHSDTSRIMLTGNTDQSTAINAVNRGHVYQFLTKPCPNEMLAMALDSGIKQYRLISAERELLEKTLKGSVKVLTDILCMLQPPSFGHSQKLRDYVRTFARELGLQDTWKLEVASMLSSIGYMAIPPDVIERYVDGEPLAPSEKDMIRRMPELGANLLQNIPRLDEIAHIILYQNKLFDGTGFPEDGVSGKDIPLGARIIKLLQDIIQVETMESMDMTRPKALDYIKAREGWYDPALLERTNSWLERYLKEAPRAEVIIENLKPGYVLLDDLQTLEGLKLVGAGHTLTPVVLQRVRNFAQLNQIREPIIIEETSIEEEYDQAL, encoded by the coding sequence ATGACCGATAAAATTCTGTATGTCGATGATGATCCAAAGATTCTAGCAGCCTATCAAAGAAACTTTCGAGATCGTTATCAGTTCGATACCGCTCCTAACGGAATAGAGGCATTATCTGCCATTAAAGAAAAAGGGCCATATGCCGTGGTCGTTGCAGATATGAAAATGCCAGAAATGTCTGGCTTAGACTTGTTAATTACCCTCCATAAAGAGCATAGCGATACTTCACGAATCATGCTTACAGGTAATACCGACCAATCTACAGCCATAAACGCTGTTAATAGGGGGCATGTTTACCAATTTCTAACTAAACCATGTCCGAACGAAATGCTTGCTATGGCCTTAGATAGCGGGATCAAACAATACCGCCTCATATCGGCAGAGCGCGAGCTTTTAGAGAAAACATTGAAAGGTTCCGTCAAAGTGCTGACGGATATTCTTTGCATGCTTCAGCCGCCTTCCTTCGGGCATTCGCAAAAACTAAGAGATTATGTTCGAACTTTTGCTAGAGAACTCGGACTGCAAGATACCTGGAAGCTCGAAGTAGCATCTATGTTGAGCTCGATTGGCTACATGGCAATACCACCAGATGTCATCGAACGCTATGTTGATGGAGAGCCACTAGCCCCGTCGGAGAAAGATATGATCCGGCGCATGCCAGAATTGGGTGCAAACCTTCTCCAAAATATTCCACGACTTGATGAGATTGCTCATATCATTCTGTATCAAAACAAGTTATTCGATGGAACTGGCTTTCCCGAAGATGGTGTATCAGGTAAGGATATTCCTTTAGGCGCAAGAATTATAAAATTGCTACAAGATATTATTCAGGTGGAAACCATGGAATCTATGGACATGACTCGACCAAAAGCATTAGACTATATTAAAGCTCGAGAGGGTTGGTATGATCCAGCTTTACTTGAGCGCACTAACTCTTGGCTAGAAAGATACTTAAAAGAAGCACCAAGGGCAGAGGTCATCATTGAGAACCTAAAGCCTGGATATGTTCTACTCGATGATTTGCAAACCTTGGAAGGCCTTAAGCTAGTCGGAGCAGGCCATACGCTTACACCTGTCGTCTTGCAGAGAGTGCGCAATTTTGCCCAACTCAACCAGATTCGTGAACCTATTATCATTGAGGAGACTTCCATCGAAGAAGAATATGACCAGGCCCTTTAA
- a CDS encoding PQQ-binding-like beta-propeller repeat protein, protein MIHRLISVFAILPWLTCSTDANTVDWLNWRGPYYTGVSKGSGIPLNKELTWRTLLPGPGLSTPVVIKDKVFLTSLSDSGKKTLAMGLDLKDGKKLWEYRLGSGKEYMRKSITAAPSPVSDGQNIYFLTATGNLAALDQDGKLIWKRDLSKDYGKFIDNFGYASSPILQDNKLIIALLREVKHGKSFLLALDPKEGKTLWEIDRPTEAIKESPRSYSTPLPMKYQNNDGILLAGGDCLTWHSLENGKEGWRQMITLKKYGNWRQVATPCVQDDTIFYPLPRGQVLRAYQVASDGGAIRELWEYKGAIPDACTPIVHNNILYVLDGRSKVLTCFNASNGKVIWQDELETEAYLYASPIMADGKIVCITEIGEVFVYEAKQTKKRLAHYNLEEEDFFATPVVLEKGMLVRSKEALLYLAAK, encoded by the coding sequence ATGATACACCGACTTATATCCGTATTCGCAATACTCCCCTGGCTTACCTGCTCAACTGATGCAAATACAGTTGACTGGTTAAACTGGCGAGGTCCTTATTACACAGGCGTATCCAAAGGCAGTGGAATACCTTTGAACAAGGAGTTAACATGGAGAACCCTTTTACCGGGACCTGGCTTATCCACACCGGTAGTTATTAAGGATAAAGTTTTTCTTACTTCATTAAGCGACAGTGGGAAGAAAACTTTAGCCATGGGACTAGACCTCAAAGATGGGAAAAAACTTTGGGAATACAGACTCGGGAGCGGTAAAGAGTATATGAGGAAATCTATCACCGCAGCGCCCTCACCGGTTTCTGATGGTCAGAATATTTATTTTCTAACTGCTACAGGAAATCTAGCTGCATTAGACCAGGATGGAAAGTTGATATGGAAGAGAGATCTTTCCAAAGACTACGGAAAGTTCATAGATAACTTCGGCTATGCTTCAAGCCCAATTCTGCAAGATAATAAACTCATCATAGCTCTTTTGCGGGAAGTGAAACATGGAAAATCATTCCTCTTAGCCTTAGACCCTAAGGAAGGTAAAACCCTGTGGGAAATCGATCGACCTACAGAAGCTATAAAGGAGAGCCCTCGCTCCTACAGCACTCCACTGCCAATGAAATATCAGAACAATGATGGCATCCTCCTAGCTGGGGGTGACTGCCTTACTTGGCACTCTCTTGAAAACGGCAAAGAGGGGTGGAGGCAGATGATTACTTTGAAAAAGTATGGCAACTGGAGACAAGTCGCGACTCCCTGTGTACAAGATGACACCATTTTTTACCCTCTTCCAAGAGGCCAAGTGCTCCGGGCTTATCAAGTAGCTTCAGACGGTGGAGCTATTAGGGAGCTGTGGGAGTATAAAGGAGCTATCCCAGATGCCTGCACGCCTATCGTACACAACAACATACTTTATGTGTTAGATGGTCGAAGTAAGGTGCTCACTTGTTTCAACGCCAGTAACGGCAAGGTTATATGGCAGGACGAATTAGAAACGGAAGCGTATTTATATGCTTCACCCATCATGGCAGATGGTAAAATTGTTTGTATCACTGAAATCGGTGAAGTCTTTGTATACGAAGCAAAACAGACAAAGAAGCGTTTGGCTCATTATAATCTTGAGGAAGAAGACTTCTTTGCTACTCCAGTAGTCCTAGAAAAGGGTATGCTAGTTCGCTCTAAAGAAGCCCTTCTTTATCTAGCAGCCAAGTAA